The following is a genomic window from Pueribacillus theae.
TGAGGCGCTTCTGCGGCTGAAGCAATGCCAGACATGCTTGCGATTAGTAGAATCATAGTAATAATGGCTACAAACTTTTTCTTCAAAACAAATGCCTCCTTCTCCTTGTAAACGAAAATTTTTATCAATGTATAGATTATAAAACTATCATACCATAAAATAAATAATGGGTTTGAAAAAGCTTTTGGTAAATATGTGAACTTTACATATTAATTGAAGACAGCCTCACAACGGTAAATGCGATTTCCTTTGCCAGAAAATTTTTCTTCATATTCGGTCATCACATGATCCTCCAATGCGTCTTTATGCAAATCCAAACTAATGTTTTTTAGAAGCATTCCAAAGCGTGAAAAACTTTCAAGCGAATACTCAAACAACTGCCGATTATCTGTTTTAAAATGAATCTCTCCATTCTTCGTTACGATTTCTTTATAACGTTCAAGAAAAGAATGGTACGTTAAGCGCCTTTTTTCATGTCGCGATTTTGGCCAAGGGTCGGAAAAGTTTAAATAAATCCTTGCTACCTCGCCTTTCGAGAAGAATGAAAGCAAGTGATCGGCATTTTCATTAATCAATCTTATATTCGTAAGCTTCTCTTCATTGAGCACGCGGTCAAGTGCTGAAACGATGACGCGGTCTTGCTTCTCCATCCCAATATAATTGATGTGGGGATTTTTCTTCGCCATTTCAGTAATAAAACGGCCCTTTCCCGTACCGATTTCAATATGAATCGGGTGATGATTTCCAAAAAGTGAGTGCCAGGCCCCTTTATATTTTTCTGGTTCTCCAATGACAAAATGTGGGTAGCTAGTA
Proteins encoded in this region:
- the trmB gene encoding tRNA (guanosine(46)-N7)-methyltransferase TrmB, with the protein product MRLRHKPWAKEKLTSYPHFVIGEPEKYKGAWHSLFGNHHPIHIEIGTGKGRFITEMAKKNPHINYIGMEKQDRVIVSALDRVLNEEKLTNIRLINENADHLLSFFSKGEVARIYLNFSDPWPKSRHEKRRLTYHSFLERYKEIVTKNGEIHFKTDNRQLFEYSLESFSRFGMLLKNISLDLHKDALEDHVMTEYEEKFSGKGNRIYRCEAVFN